A stretch of the Glycine soja cultivar W05 chromosome 13, ASM419377v2, whole genome shotgun sequence genome encodes the following:
- the LOC114380834 gene encoding dynein regulatory complex subunit 6-like isoform X2 has translation MKKKVCDAWVPKRNQKGGEKGFFFVPSLQELCLEMLADNADAMVSLEGVPDELIRKLCNLLCDSRKMNTRFLELLLSGSPTEIRLKDCSWLTEEQFAKYFQTCDTTRLEVLQLDQCGRCIPDYALLGTLRQSPRWLPKLITLSLSGACRLSDKGLHVLASSAPALRSINLSQCSLLSSASINILADSLGSLLKELYLDDCLMIDAAQIVPGLKKLKHLEVLSLAGIQTVSDEFIKDYIIECGHNMKELILKDCRKLTDASIKGVAEHCPGLCALDLMNLDKLTDLSLGYLTNSCRALHTLKLCRNPFSDEAIAAFLEITGVSLKELSLNNIKKLLGRDKKLRTPLPRGSSLCEGMGEGYCTQPYPCICKEAVSGFEPMTNKSPRHNFGRDDKQNLIYNISFSDWVTHLV, from the exons ATGAAGAAGAAAGTGTGTGACGCCTGGGTTCCCAAGAGGAATCAAAAAGGGGGGGAGAAGGGCTTTTTTTTTGTGCCCTCTCTTCAAGAACTCTGCCTTGAAATGCTTGCGGATAATGCTGATGCAATGGTTTCGCTTGAGGGTGTACCGGATGAGCTGATACGCAAGCTTTGCAACCTGCTCTGTGACTCAAGAAAGATGAACACCCGATTTCTTGAGCTTCTTCTCAGTGGCTCTCCCACGGAGATTCGGTTAAAAGACTGTTCTTGGTTGACGGAGGAGCAGTTtgccaaatattttcaaacgtGTGACACTACAAGATTGGAG GTGCTGCAGCTTGACCAGTGTGGAAGGTGTATACCTGATTATGCATTACTTGGTACTTTGAGACAGTCACCAAGGTGGTTGCCAAAGTTAATTACACTGTCCCTCAGTGGTGCGTGCCGTCTGTCAGATAAGGGGTTGCATGTGCTAGCTTCTTCTGCCCCAGCACTGAGATCCATTAATCTAAGCCAGTGCTCCCTTCTCTCATCTGCCAGTATTAATATTTTGGCTGATTCATTGGGATCCCTTCTGAAAGAGTTATATCTTGATGATTGTCTTATGATTGATGCTGCACAAATTGTGCCAGGACTGAAGAAACTTAAACATTTAGAGGTGTTGTCATTGGCTGGCATTCAAACTGTCTCTGATGAATTTATCAAGGACTACATCATTGAATGTGGTCACAACATGAAGGAGCTTATTTTAAAAGACTGTCG AAAATTGACTGATGCATCGATTAAAGGCGTTGCTGAACACTGTCCTGGATTGTGTGCACTTGATCTTATGAACTTGGACAAATTGACAGATTTATCCTTAGGATATCTTACAAATAGTTGTCGAGCACTTCATACATTGAAGCTCTGCCGCAATCCATTCAg TGATGAAGCAATTGCTGCCTTCTTGGAGATTACTGGAGTGTCCTTGAAAGAACTTTCACTTAATAATATTAAGAAG CTTCTTGGCCGTgataaaaaacttcgtaccccattgcccagaggctcttcgctatgcgaaggtatgggggagggatattgtacgcagccttacccttgcatatgcaaagaggctgtttccggattcgaacccatgaccaacaagtcaccaaggcacaactttggCCGTGATGACaaacaaaatcttatttataatatttcattttctgaCTGGGTGACACATTTGGTTTAA
- the LOC114380729 gene encoding uncharacterized protein LOC114380729, translating to MESVPNPNGEEPTSWDELYNINLMPSELFLKFRKELQGIRVGLNMEFYNAPVNEYQAKLVLKPLTPEWKWKIIYEPLHQDVRVLSKKIPITKFLNLQVGVGHNFQMHATGWKWKLTTCLGGDGISRIRNKTSVGLFPGFDLRFGWRADYVLPEITGALGTDEPMFNMHSGRLQASLDRVEAILTHTDAP from the exons ATGGAATCGGTGCCAAACCCAAACGGGGAGGAACCCACTTCGTGGGATGAGCTATACAACATCAATTTAATGCCTTCAGAGTTATTTCTCAAGTTCCGAAAAGAACTTCAGGGCATTCGAGTTGGTCTCAACATGGAG TTCTATAATGCCCCAGTCAATGAATATCAAGCAAAGCTTGTATTGAAGCCTTTAACACCTGAATGGAAGTGGAAGATAATCTATGAGCCCCTTCATCAAGATGTTCGTGTTCTTTCAAAAAAGATCCCCATCACTAAATTTCTTAATCTTCAG GTTGGTGTAGGACACAATTTTCAAATGCATGCTACTGGTTGGAAATGGAAGCTCACCACTTGTTTGGGTGGAGATGGTATATCCCGGATCCGAAATAAGACTTCCGTTGGCTTGTTTCCCGGTTTTGATTTACGGTTTGGATGGAGGGCAGACTATGTTCTTCCTGAAATTACTGG GGCATTGGGTACTGATGAGCCAATGTTCAACATGCACTCAGGACGGCTACAAGCATCATTAGATAGAGTTGAGGCCATCTTAACCCACACTGATGCTCCTTGA
- the LOC114380728 gene encoding uncharacterized protein LOC114380728, which produces MASSKSKVRRACSFTNLLLSCLNFSIFILSASSFAPTILLKMPPTSFGMALLMVSGISLLSSFVGFYSQLTHFCFLTHISLLLASLIGQVLTILALFTKEKASMSLLKSPRDPKEAKVLVRLECGALMAMCMLQCVVLMLSCAVHSCWVKDYEELEAEKAASARKRSRRIAEVQEESMANATKMAEIKAKELDEKMKSKYGQWVKTDFEP; this is translated from the coding sequence ATGGCTTCTTCTAAATCAAAGGTCAGAAGGGCATGTTCCTTCACCAACCTCCTCCTTAGCtgtttgaatttctcaatcttCATACTTTCTGCTTCCTCATTTGCACCAACTATTCTCCTAAAGATGCCCCCAACATCATTTGGCATGGCTCTCCTAATGGTCTCTGGCATCTCACTCCTCTCATCTTTTGTGGGCTTCTACTCCCAACTCACACACTTCTGTTTCCTCACCCACATTTCTCTTCTACTAGCCTCATTAATAGGACAGGTGCTGACCATATTAGCCTTGttcacaaaagagaaagctagcATGTCCCTTCTGAAGTCACCAAGGGACCCCAAAGAAGCCAAAGTTTTGGTGAGGCTGGAGTGTGGGGCATTGATGGCAATGTGCATGCTGCAGTGTGTGGTGCTGATGCTGAGTTGTGCAGTGCATAGTTGCTGGGTGAAGGATTATGAGGAACTGGAAGCAGAGAAAGCGGCCTCCGCGAGGAAGAGGAGTAGAAGAATTGCGGAGGTGCAAGAGGAGTCCATGGCTAATGCAACCAAGATGGCAGAAATCAAAGCTAAGGAGTTGGATGAGAAAATGAAAAGCAAGTATGGGCAGTGGGTGAAGACTGATTTTGAACCCTGA
- the LOC114380834 gene encoding F-box/LRR-repeat protein 15-like isoform X1 → MKKKVCDAWVPKRNQKGGEKGFFFVPSLQELCLEMLADNADAMVSLEGVPDELIRKLCNLLCDSRKMNTRFLELLLSGSPTEIRLKDCSWLTEEQFAKYFQTCDTTRLEVLQLDQCGRCIPDYALLGTLRQSPRWLPKLITLSLSGACRLSDKGLHVLASSAPALRSINLSQCSLLSSASINILADSLGSLLKELYLDDCLMIDAAQIVPGLKKLKHLEVLSLAGIQTVSDEFIKDYIIECGHNMKELILKDCRKLTDASIKGVAEHCPGLCALDLMNLDKLTDLSLGYLTNSCRALHTLKLCRNPFSDEAIAAFLEITGVSLKELSLNNIKKVGHHTTLSLARHAKNLHILDLSWCRNLTDNELGFIVDSCFSLRLLKIFGCSLVTDVFLNGHSNPEIQILGLKMSPLLQNVKVPEPCQGPLRYSPVSVDLV, encoded by the exons ATGAAGAAGAAAGTGTGTGACGCCTGGGTTCCCAAGAGGAATCAAAAAGGGGGGGAGAAGGGCTTTTTTTTTGTGCCCTCTCTTCAAGAACTCTGCCTTGAAATGCTTGCGGATAATGCTGATGCAATGGTTTCGCTTGAGGGTGTACCGGATGAGCTGATACGCAAGCTTTGCAACCTGCTCTGTGACTCAAGAAAGATGAACACCCGATTTCTTGAGCTTCTTCTCAGTGGCTCTCCCACGGAGATTCGGTTAAAAGACTGTTCTTGGTTGACGGAGGAGCAGTTtgccaaatattttcaaacgtGTGACACTACAAGATTGGAG GTGCTGCAGCTTGACCAGTGTGGAAGGTGTATACCTGATTATGCATTACTTGGTACTTTGAGACAGTCACCAAGGTGGTTGCCAAAGTTAATTACACTGTCCCTCAGTGGTGCGTGCCGTCTGTCAGATAAGGGGTTGCATGTGCTAGCTTCTTCTGCCCCAGCACTGAGATCCATTAATCTAAGCCAGTGCTCCCTTCTCTCATCTGCCAGTATTAATATTTTGGCTGATTCATTGGGATCCCTTCTGAAAGAGTTATATCTTGATGATTGTCTTATGATTGATGCTGCACAAATTGTGCCAGGACTGAAGAAACTTAAACATTTAGAGGTGTTGTCATTGGCTGGCATTCAAACTGTCTCTGATGAATTTATCAAGGACTACATCATTGAATGTGGTCACAACATGAAGGAGCTTATTTTAAAAGACTGTCG AAAATTGACTGATGCATCGATTAAAGGCGTTGCTGAACACTGTCCTGGATTGTGTGCACTTGATCTTATGAACTTGGACAAATTGACAGATTTATCCTTAGGATATCTTACAAATAGTTGTCGAGCACTTCATACATTGAAGCTCTGCCGCAATCCATTCAg TGATGAAGCAATTGCTGCCTTCTTGGAGATTACTGGAGTGTCCTTGAAAGAACTTTCACTTAATAATATTAAGAAG GTTGGCCACCACACAACCTTATCACTTGCTAGGCATGCAAAAAATTTGCATATTCTAGATCTATCTTGGTGCCGGAATTTGACAGACAATGAGTTGGGTTTCATTGTAGATAGCTGCTTCTCACTGAGGTTGCTTAAAATTTTTGGATGCTCACTG GTGACAGATGTTTTTCTGAATGGGCACTCAAACCCAGAGATTCAGATCCTTGGATTGAAGATGTCTCCTTTATTGCAAAATGTCAAAGTGCCCGAACCCTGTCAAGGTCCTCTGCGTTATTCACCAGTTTCAGTAGATTTGGTATAA
- the LOC114382214 gene encoding uncharacterized protein LOC114382214, with translation MPFAMENNGGGVTIGRSSFAHCVAICDRDFPADDSDSSSDSSIGRNSTSSEDSSDREDAGEVEVQSSFKGPLDTINDLEEDLPVKKGISKFYSGKSRSFTSLADAAAASSMEEIVKPEDPYAKKRKNLIARNSSIERSRSCANIGGISKQPTNIGRGGTSCLTLSCSEEGSSSTSISPPCPLPPLHPRVINRSSLPQPSSSTARNPPWRSYSWTDLHSVAEAHDISGLAICSGN, from the exons ATGCCGTTTGCTATGGAGAATAACGGAGGAGGAGTTACGATCGGACGGTCCTCCTTCGCCCACTGTGTCGCGATCTGTGATCGGGATTTTCCGGCGGATGATTCCGACTCCAGCTCCGACTCCTCCATCGGAAGGAACAGCACCTCGTCGGAAGATTCCTCCGACCGGGAAGACGCCGGCGAAGTTGAGGTTCAGAGCTCCTTCAAAGGCCCTTTAGATACCATCAACGATCTAGAGGAAGATTTACCCGTCAA GAAAGGCATATCCAAGTTCTATAGTGGCAAATCCAGGTCCTTCACAAGCTTAGCAGATGCTGCAGCTGCAAGTTCTATGGAAGAGATTGTGAAGCCAGAGGATCCTTATGCCAAGAAACGCAAGAACTTAATAGCTCGTAACTCCTCAATTGAGAGGAGTCGCAGTTGCGCAAATATTGGTGGAATATCAAAGCAACCCACAAACATAGGTCGAGGAGGAACATCTTGTCTCACTCTGAGCTGTAGTGAAGAGGGTAGTAGCTCCACTTCAATATCTCCTCCATGCCCTCTTCCTCCTCTTCATCCGCGCGTTATTAATAGGTCATCGCTGCCTCAACCGTCTTCTTCAACCGCACGAAATCCTCCTTGGAGGTCATATTCCTGGACTGATCTGCACTCTGTTGCTGAGGCTCATGATATATCTGGTTTGGCTATTTGTAGTGGAAACTAA
- the LOC114380937 gene encoding uncharacterized protein LOC114380937, giving the protein MMRSISSTIHAPQFQSSFFRISSLAMTIDTDFLTKKKKQVSVQLPSLTSPVSTVRFCDLNFGRLQPSDDELDPHNRFEFGNFVARQALLHEEYWTAAWLRAEEWASRTHKLYVVNHKRNFADQEFDAIKKRCKEQQDGQSSTCIITVRKQDKNVKRSIISSVVGTLDLNIRYLRLGETFPGEPVDAPRFCKIERTPSSRYGYIANLCVAKSVRRKGIASNMLYFAVESAKSSGVAHVYVHVDRNNKPAQILYQNLGFEVVNMASPLLLKSQTYLLCLQM; this is encoded by the exons ATGATGCGTTCCATTTCTTCCACAATTCACGCACCACAATTCCAGAGTTCGTTCTTCCGCATTTCTTCTCTGGCCAT GACCATCGATACTGATTTCTTgaccaagaagaagaagcaagtttCGGTGCAACTTCCGAGTTTGACATCACCTGTCTCCACTGTGAGGTTCTGCGATCTCAATTTTGGCCGCTTGCAACCTTCGGATGACGAATTGGATCCTCACAATAGATTTGAGTTTGGCAATTTCGTTGCACGACAAGCCCTGCTTCACGAAGAGTATTGG ACAGCAGCGTGGCTAAGGGCAGAAGAGTGGGCAAGTCGAACACATAAACT ATATGTTGTTAATCACAAGAGGAATTTTGCTGATCAG GAATTTGATGCGATAAAAAAGCGGTGCAAGGAGCAACAAGACGGTCAGAGTAGCACATGCATCATCACG GTGAGGAAGCAGGACAAGAATGTAAAACGTTCAATAATAAGCAGTGTTGTAGGAACCCTTGATTTGAATATCCGATATTTGCGGCTAGGGGAGACCTTTCCTGGG GAACCGGTGGATGCTCCTCGTTTTTGTAAAATCGAACGAACACCATCAAGCAGATATGGTTATATTGCAAACTTGTGTGTTGCCAAATCAGTTCGTCGCAAGGGTATTGCCAGCAACATGTTGTATTTTGCTGTGGAGTCTGCAAAATCTAGTG GTGTGGCACATGTGTATGTGCATGTGGACAGAAACAATAAACCTGCCCAAATATTGTACCAAAACTTGGGGTTTGAG GTAGTTAACATGGCAAGCCCCCTGTTGTTGAAAAGTCAAACATACTTGCTTTGCTTACAGATGTAG
- the LOC114380929 gene encoding uncharacterized protein LOC114380929 has protein sequence MDFGSCFYVTQEEFNLFHRMDRELYKILVVSLFRDPEESMQVHAMWLWLERVGFRNVVKRVLALPNILINDVADETVMCLNCINNSLLMSCLFSSESSEIPLLQSLVEKEISLQFVYENRSSALQGVAKVMQDVCVRAFTDIMEQAMIRNSAEAAAQKVVTTTRQSSSSSSSSENYNYHHGLVWFGSIGPAEDRTLFVTFSKGYRVEEWEVREFFALAYGDCIEALFMQEVQPNEQALFARIVFRAVSTIDMILRGANKAKFIINGKHVWARKFVPKRNATRTTLLATTL, from the coding sequence ATGGATTTTGGGTCTTGTTTCTACGTCACGCAAGAGGAGTTCAATCTGTTCCACAGAATGGACAGAGAGCTCTACAAGATTCTTGTGGTGAGCCTTTTCCGCGATCCAGAGGAGTCCATGCAAGTCCATGCAATGTGGCTGTGGCTGGAGAGGGTGGGGTTTCGCAACGTGGTGAAGAGGGTATTGGCCTTGCCCAACATCTTGATCAACGACGTTGCAGATGAAACAGTCATGTGCCTGAATTGCATCAACAATAGCTTATTAATGTCTTGTTTATTCTCTTCTGAGAGCAGCGAGATTCCCCTTCTCCAGAGCCTGGTGGAAAAGGAAATCAGTCTTCAATTCGTGTATGAAAACCGAAGCAGCGCGCTTCAAGGGGTGGCTAAAGTGATGCAAGACGTGTGTGTGAGGGCATTCACTGACATCATGGAGCAAGCAATGATAAGGAACTCAGCGGAAGCAGCAGCACAAAAggtggtgacaacaacaagACAAAGtagttcatcatcatcatcatcagagAATTATAATTACCATCATGGGCTTGTGTGGTTTGGGTCAATTGGGCCAGCGGAAGATAGGACTTTGTTCGTGACGTTCTCCAAGGGTTATCGCGTGGAAGAGTGGGAAGTGAGAGAGTTCTTCGCTTTAGCGTATGGGGATTGCATAGAGGCCTTGTTCATGCAGGAAGTGCAGCCAAATGAACAAGCGCTCTTCGCTCGCATTGTTTTCCGCGCCGTTTCCACCATTGACATGATACTCAGAGGGGCTAACAAAGCCAAATTCATCATCAATGGGAAGCATGTGTGGGCTCGAAAGTTTGTGCCTAAACGAAACGCCACAAGGACTACTTTGCTTGCAACAACGCTCTAG